GTGATCGGGTCATCATTCGCCAAGCTACGATATCATGAGATGACGTCACCATGTGGCGTGAGGTCACGTGAAGTCACAGTAACGTCATGATGCCATTGTATGGACGTCGCAAATATTTAGAAATGTGTGACGTGCCTGTGACATCACACGAACGGCGTAATCACTTTATGATTTTTTGTACCACTTGTCGGCGACTCCAAAGGAGGACGCCAAAGCCAGCAGTCAAATGTCGCCTTTGATGAGGCACTTCAGGTTTGCGCCTTAAGTGTAGACCAGGTTAAGACATAATCAATGCCCCTCAAATTTAGCTTGATTTTTTATCATCGGTTCGATAGTGAGCTTTATCGCATGTTAACATGCTCTTTTTCTATGTTTCCACAATTTTCTTTATCACTGTTATCTATAAATTGGAAATGTGTCACAGTATATTCTTTGTGGTCTAAATATCTCTCCATTAATTACCTTACAAGTCTTATTCTTTAAGTTATTGAACAGCATTTTCCTTGCAAGCGTATTGGATAGAAAACGAGAGCAAATGAAAGGCTCACTGACACTGTTTCGTTGTTAATTTTTGCCCCACAAAGTTGCAGCACACTTTGCATGTTTTGTTGTTTGATTTTATTTGCAccttttaaaaaacaaaaaaaaaaacatcggatTTGTTTGAGAAAGGCTGCTCTCTGCGAGACGCCTTCATGGCGTTGGTGCAGAGGGCGTCTTcagatttttgtgtgtgtgtgttttcttcttTCATCCGATTTTCTTCGGTTCCACTGCAATGCATTGAACAGGAAATTCACTCCATGGGGTTTGCGGTTCGTCTGCAGGATGTCTCGTCTTGTCATTCATTGATCGTGCGAGCACACTGGCTACGCTGTTGTACGATGTCACCTTTATGAAAAAAATCTACTCTGACAACTGATTGAACGAATATAACGCTGACGATGGCTTCGTAATTATACAGCTGTGTAATCTGCCTCAAGCCAATGTATTACAGCTACATTTTATTTAGATTATtctatattctttttttctgtgtgcgtCTTTTATTTAGCATCGTGTTTCAACTAATGTTGCTGTACCAAGGTATCACTCTAAAAAATCATGTAAAAGCATTTACTTGTGTGCACCTCCGAGAGCATGAAGTGCTTATTAGAATATACCGGGATATATTCAGCAGCCGCAATAATTTTACTTCCTAATTTATAAACACTTTTGAGCCCCGAATATTAAAGTCAGAACGCTGATCTGTTTCTGGTACTGAAtaacaaagctagtgagctccCATATGAAATATAGAGGACTTACGCTATAGCTAAAGATTTAAACCAATCCATAATAATCCAGTTGGTACCAAGCCACTCTGAAGTCACAGGAAACAACATAGTTGATCACATGGCACATGCTACGCGTTAGAAAAATAGTTTATCTATGAGACCTCTACCGATAAGTGATGCACGGTGTCTAATAAACAAGCTCAGCTGTCAACTGTCTATAGAAACCTGGTTCAAAAATGGTGCGCCATACTCTCAATTATATAGCATTGATCCCGGTAGAGAATTTCATATTTTGTTAAAGGTTAATCGATTGTTAGAAACAGTCATCCATCGGCTTCGACTTGGTGCGGCCTACACAAAAGCCTTCCCGTATAAAATAAGGAAAGCTAGCAGTCCTACTTGCTCATCTGGATAGCTCAAAAATGATGTGGAGCACATTCTTTTACATTGCAAAAATTATGACGGACCTCAAAAAAACTTTACAAAAGCTAAACTCTAAACGAATTCTTTGGATAAACGATgtccatcaattgcaaaaatcttgggtccatggccacaaggaaagctacaagccactgcagcgtgtgctgtcgttcactttctggaggaataaAAAATatctcaaaagtactaaacaaaaaaggtATAGTCTTCATTGTTACCGTAAGTTTCATAACAATGTTTTCATGTCTCACTACGTATCTTTGtaaaaacctttctgaaaacatttcagtacttaagagacaagatcaccttagacattttattgaactttcatgttttgtgttAACACTTGAATTAGCGTGCTTGCTTGTCTTTTTACAAACCCTGTGTGGTGGGGACACATTTCTATGTAATGTGtacacatttctgtgtggtgcGGACACTCAGTATTGAAAAATGTGGACTCATTGCGTAAGCGTTCTGCTATGTACATaggtatagccttgtgtttgcaaCAAAATATGTGACGCCGGCTTTTGTGCAAGAgattaaggcccgtattcacaaacgctccttcactcaagggctcccctcgacttgacgaagtcaaggtggagcatgctcctccactcaaggggccgctgcgtttcatgaacgctcctccacacttccttcgccaagggaggccttggaaatgctcccttcacttgagtgaactgcatgcgccgagaaaagcgcctgataacgagagtattcacAATTGTGGTGAAGAATTGCCTATCTATGTACATTAAGAGAACGCCTTTTCTAGTTATtgtttttttaaaattgacattacagcaaaatacgcgCAATTAGAGTGGTATTGTTGTTTTTCTAAGctttgtgctgatagagttagcgaaaccctccttcaagtctggcaacagtcgaacccacgcagctgaacgaacagctgattgCATtttgtctgctgctgaacgtgtctacctgcttagtttattttgtcttgtatgcgtctaataattgcagtttatatttacggtagtgcttgcgtgtgtgtcgtttgagagcctactttcaccggggtgactaacgaactacgtgagtgatgacagaaagcgcaatagatggtttgttgcattgtttactttcgctttactgagagccttctgatcactaatgtagccaccgaatgtataacgcgGTGGATTGAGtatttttactatatatcacagtatgttggcgtacttttagcattcaccaccgcattatgtataaggattactcgtacgtaaattcgttctcgctgcgggagtacgtgcacagttcctaatttcaggggcTTGTGCAATGTTTACTTTTCTCACTTACTGCGAACTTCACCGTGGCACTTTCGTAtttgttcctctgcgtataatagaaaatttgaaagacattgctcgcaactgatattcaaggttataccggggaagcgttaaaaactaggcttgttatactcgtggctgagcattctaattagactgctacgcaagttaaggaaagtgatcgtgtgcctttctttcactattggcgaaaaatgcattttaaagttgttttcttcatttagtaacacatatagtcggttaacagggactggtgtgtgtgtgtgtgtgtcaactttaacattttaaacttccaaggaatacgttattgtttttgcattgttttctatttgccctgcatttgtcgatgcgtctaatttgacagattcgcaTAGAAGTAACCTCTATatttgtgtagcttccgtctccaagttcacaaAGCGGCAACGTCTTAAAATTTTTTCCCTtctccttcatctgcatgctcagaagcaaaatcgttagtgcatgaatgaccttcgcactaatgttttggattctatttgcaatataactactgCAAATATCTGTTGAAAAGGATCGTGGTGTCTGCGCTGCATTCAAAAGCCCCAGCGCAACATAAATTATgggggatgttttatttttttggaaatcctacaattgaagccgcgtctgacttttggcgctgttctgttttaaaaactatcttgtgggttctctcaaccttcgagaaagtgacgtcaagagcagcgtatgttattctgctgatttattgaagaccagtgcaacaaagcggtgaaaatgctcaagagtattgcagtcatcgcggatacatctggtccgaaccctgtaaataaaatatccgctattgctgcGTCATTAGCAATtctaccagttagaaccacgccatctcagttccgtggCAGAGGAGAGCTGCTTcatataaaacaagtttaattttcctagaactgcttttctgtagaatcggagaagtgagttttgcagtcctgtcttatcatgaaaagacaaacacgacaATAATTATGTaataataaatgaacaaaacagaagttgtgaatggcaaagggacctttattacatgtggctgatgaggagcaacgtggcaagaataagaatgcaaatgaaaagtgttcatcaatcaaacatatgcaacctacacactgtaaagataaagtacgaCCTCGGAGGATatcataaataagattaaggaagtagacaccatagcgcgcctaatgcagtgtagctgcacgcattcgctgctgtttttgtgcttttgtatacagtcgtgcaaactctgcaatgcattgataatacggcagattCTAGGAGACATTTTCTTTGTGTTCTTTTGTCGGCAGCTGGttccctgcacaaaagaggcaagaaataatattagaaaaacgtaatagcttggatacaaaagccgcatttttctttaattctagctgtgcacacattcattagtatgtctcgcgttcaagaacagacatgattgaagtattgagctttgactattttgacgCATGTTTTttgctcaggcacttgggcagctgaccaggcatatgggtatataatttcattatctaTTTGCACAAATCAGTGCCATAGCCAGGAATTCTTCTTCGGGGGGTAGGAATggggttaaataaaaaaaaaacaatctcattatgtatctgctgtatttatatttcatatgtttgcattttcatacgacactcgacgcacttttgcgtacatgcaggtttcacagaccatgatcatctgcttgatcccctaaatgtgtcttggttgttcattggtattgtgagctgcatagacactgtataaagaagctatgtttcacgcgtagtagctacagcagcacactcattgggcccaatgtattgtgttgtgcttttcttaaactgtctttaatagtaatctgaccgaagcaggaaaaaaaataaaaaaaacacaggagaacttaccttcttattggtacagatggtcgtctaacggaggtgtgcttcgtcgtaaatttcggctagggcagcaaaggttcacaggagaggaagccactctaaagtacggtgaacccagcgcatcaaaagtttgctatgccgcttgcttgtcaagatttcgcaccacgcttgaactgatgcggtgtgcgagctttatcaaaacacttcaaagcactggaatccgcagtaagtcatggagcactcgcacgaagagtatacgcacacccgaaggcaggtaatccactggctcatgcacggaacgcaacacatcacggcactggtgagggcttcttttgacaccacgcccgcttgtcccggcgccacagtagctgttgctgaaccgttcgaagacagctccgtagtaaacgcgcaccgtcattgtcgaaagaacgcggcggtggcagccaaCTTGATCGAGAAATgccgtcaaagtgagacgggctccgccatggacgcgatgatggcgcaaatatttcactcgagggacgattcaaggtagctcgatcgcttccttgacaatctcgaggaaacgctcaagattttttcaagtgaaggaagcgtttcaagtgaagggcggtttgtgaatgggaaaacaccacttaaggagcgtttcgagtgaagggtcgagtggaggagcgtttgtgaatacgggcctaagagTATCCGGCACTAAGCATCGGCACCAACCTCTCTTTATATACATTTACAATTATTTGAATAAAATATATAGACGCGATATCAGACGTCTTAACATAATATTGTTGACACATATGTATCTCAAGCACGAATAGTAATAGAATTTCAGAAGGCCATGAAGTCTTCTGTCTTCGATTCTATGGATTTAAATTACTGATTCTTGGGCCTTCGACTACATAAGTAAGATATGTTGCATGCGGCTGGTTTTATTTTGTTGGTTATTTTTTAAATATGTGCAATTATATCTGCTACAAACAACTGAACTCATCGTTTGAACGGCGCACTCAACCGGCGCTTCGCGTCACATTCCTAAAGCTACTCAAAGAAAACAGCGCAATAACTCGGGATGAAGCGAAATAGAACATGTGGCGGTGTTCCCTGTGTATAATCATGTAACTGTTAGCCCAAGTGTATATCCTTCCGCTTTGTGATAGTGCACAAAGTATGCAAATAACAATAACGTCTTCTGATTGCCGATCTCACTGTATCTTCATTACAGCAGGTGCGTGGGGACGAGCCCGGTGGCAGTCAGGCTTCCGCCTCGTCCTCGTCCAAGGGAGCTCGGACGCTGGACAAGCTGAGCGGTGGCGAGTACATCCGAAGTCTCGGTGGCCGTCACCTTGACAAAATCAGCGGCGGCGAATTGCTACGCTCTGCCGACGATGCCGAGCTGCTCCGTTCGCTGGTGCTGCCGTATGCTCTGAGGGGACTCTCCCCTTCCTCGCTCGGCTCTGGTTTTCGTCGTGGATTGGACAAGATAGGCGGTGGCGAGTACATTCGTGCCACGGGTGCTCTTCCATCCAAAAGGCAAGCACCGTGCGTTTCAAGAGTGGATCACTCGTGTGTGCGCCGGCTATACCTATTTAAAGGGGTTCGCCGACGCTTTTTCGTATTGCAGCCCTGGAGTCTTGTAGTGCCAAAGGCTGAGATCAACGCAAAAATAATTATCAAAATCGGTGCATTGtagtggaagttattaggcttCAAGCTTACAAACGCCAGCAgatgaccagaaaaaaaaacgttccgcTTTACATTTCACTCTTCCACTGAAGTCAAAGGCCGTTTCTAATCGCCGCGTGCCTCTTACACACACATACCGGGCGACTCACCTGACCATGGCCGTTGTGCAGGGCTCCTAGTGTGTTTTTACAAGTGTTTTCACAATCTATGTTTTGAAAAAATTGGTAGATTCcatgtacctgggaatcaacgctatgcgaagcatgcggaggctaaatgaccgtgttgcaattttttttattgagcgacacgtcatgaaatgacgctaaatttatgtacaaatgttgcacgcacagacatatgttgaagagttgcagatgtttatataaccagttgcttgcacttgcgcaacgacgccaACTGGAGCATGCGTATTAGTAACACCATAACCTCatgtgaagcgctgatgctcgcgaggaagctggacctggacactgctacataaatcaacttcatcgCATGGAAGCTAACCACAACTGACGCTAACTCGACATGATGGCtgtgtcaaaggagtacatattgctacgtagctgatatatcagcggtcagaagaccaCAACGAaaaagtggtctgtcggttgtgcgtacTGTCCTCCATCttgacattgacatgacgctgggGCTAGACTCGATGTCTGATTCGTCAGGCTGATCAAAGGGGTAGCGAGATAAGCAATCGGTGTCCAGATGGAAACGTCCAGACttgtaagcaaccgagtaggaatactcctgtaggcgtaatgacCAAAGGCCAAgccgtccagtggggtccttcagagaagaaagccaacacagtgcgtgatgatctgtgatgacacggaatgGGCGGCCACACAAGTagggacggaatttcgaaaccgcccagacaaaggcgagacattcctgttctgtTATAGCGcaattgcgttcagactttgaAAGCAGACAGCTTGCATACACGACTACatggtcgttgccccgctgaatttgcgccaaaccAGCACCAAGTCCATGATtcctcgcgtctgttcgcacttctgtaggagcatcggggttgaaatgtgcaagaataggaggtgtcgttaaaGCGGTGAtaagctgagagaaggcgtcagcttgaagaGAGCCCCAACAAAATGAGACTTGTTGTTTGAGAAGGTTGGTGAGTGGCCGTACGAGTGCcacaaagtttttcacgaaccggcgaaagtatgagcagaggcccacgaaactgcgaacatcatgaacagagcgtgggactgggaagtttgttacagcacGCACTTTCGCCGGATGTGGTCGTACgccagcagcgtcaacaaggtgacccaacacggtaacctgacgaagaccgaagtggcgcTTGGAGgcattgagctgcaggccagcccGTCGAAATATAGATAGAATCGCCGAAAGGCTTTCAAAGTAGGTTTcgaaggtaggtgagaaaatgatcacgtcgtccaggtaacacaaacatgtcgaccataaAAATCCTTGTTGGAGCGTGTCTATCATTTTCTCGAAGGTCGCTGGGCTTGCAGAGACAGAAGACCATGACCTTGAATTGGCAAAAActgtcaggggtaacgaaggcggtcttttctcggtccaagtaatcta
The sequence above is drawn from the Rhipicephalus microplus isolate Deutch F79 chromosome 3, USDA_Rmic, whole genome shotgun sequence genome and encodes:
- the LOC119159517 gene encoding uncharacterized protein LOC119159517, whose amino-acid sequence is MTSFFGVLLLVTASLCSALMQVRGDEPGGSQASASSSSKGARTLDKLSGGEYIRSLGGRHLDKISGGELLRSADDAELLRSLVLPYALRGLSPSSLGSGFRRGLDKIGGGEYIRATGALPSKRFDSLSGLTFGGDHGGLGKRGYGHGEFDEIDHAGWPGFYKRNFDEIDRTGFEGFYKRSAREE